Sequence from the Streptomyces sp. NBC_00440 genome:
GGTATACGGGGGACGGCAGTGGACACGGGGCTCCATCCTCGCGTCCACCATCGAGCCTAGGTGATCGCTCGCAACGCCTTGCGAGACTGGGCAAGACAACGAAGTGGCGTCGACAGATGGGGGACGAATGGATCTCGTTGCGAAGCACGGAGCCTTGTATCAAGGTGCACTGCTCGTCGCGGAGTCAGCCGAGGATGCTTATCGCTTGGGTGCGCTCGACAGGTTCCTCAAGCCGTGGATTCGGAGCAGGCTCGACTCGCTCCGCTACCTGCTCGACAGCTGCGACACCAGACGCCAACTGGCCGAGGACACCCGGTTGCTGGCCCAGACGGCCGCTGAATATTCCGAGCTCCGGGAACAGCTCCTCTCGGATATCCACCACACTCGCCCTGAGCCGCCGTGGCGGATCGTGGGCGGACGCAAGGACATGGCGATTCGTGCGCAGTCCACGGTGCTCCTGCGGCAGCCAACGTTCGTGCTGCAACGACTCGCTTCTGGGGCGGATGTGCCAGGCGCTGAGACCTGGGACTTCACCGTGATCAGTCGCCCATCCGACACGGCGGACCAGGGCAGGTCGTTCGTTGTCATGGCGACCACGGAGAAGCAGAACGGCAGTGTCACCGCCCAGGTGTCCAGGGAACTTGAGGATGAACGGCCGTGGTATCAGCAGCTCGAGTATGGCTTCTACGCACTCGGTATCACTCCGTTCCTCACCGCGATCTACGATCCGGACCGGCATCGCAGGCAGGTCACGGACGACGGATATGACGGTTGATCGGTGGTTTCTGCTCCATGGTCGGCTCTCACTGGACATGGTGCCGGCATCGCATGCGAGCCAAAATGCCCTTTGGTGACGCCAGTTGGATCCCCGGGTGATCCTTGCTGGGGCCAACCCTCCGTTCAGCGCCGCGATGTGACGGATCTACATACCCGGAAGCCGAACTTGCTCTTTCCCTCCACCTCCGATAGCGTCGTTGCAGCAATGAGGGCCCCACCATGCCAATGGTGGGGCCCTTTTGCATCCTCCCGGACCCGGGGGGACTCGAGTGTCGCGCGCCGCCGTCTTCAGGTTCCTAGGCCGGGGAGACGGTGGCTGCGCTTCGAAGAAGGGACATCTCGTGACTGCCTACCATGGCACACCTTCTAGTGGGGAGTCATCCCCCGGGATTCCGGCTGCCATTAGTCTGATCCCGGACGTTCCGGCCTCGGTCGTGCCGCGTGAGGGCGTGCACGTTCAGATCGGCGGGCGCACTGTCTTGGCGGTGTACGTCTCGCCGGTGATCGCGGCGGGTGTATCTCTCCTGTTCGGACTGGTGGGCTGGGGCTATTGGCCTTGGTAGTGGGAGCCTGAGCAGAGACCGGCCGCGGGGGCGACTGCCCTCGCGGCCGTGGAATGGTGGCTGGACGGTACAGACCGGTGTGCCGTGCCGTTGGTCCGTAGGTCGCCGAGGAATCACTCGGCTGCCCACAACCGGGCAAGTGCAGCCAGCCGCTCGGCGGCTGGCTGCACAGCGGCAGCAACTCCTCCTCCTTCCAGTCCCGAAGGCGCGCGAGCGATTGGCTCGGCGCTCAAGCGAATGCTGGGCTTGGCGGTGGCCGACAACACCGCGGGCAGCCTCAGCATGTTCTCGGTGCGTTGCGCGAAATGGCCCCACGCCGGGCACTATCTGTAGCAGCGGGTCGGCACTAGCCACGTCGCCGCCAGTGCCTCGCTCGCCTCGCCTTCGTCCTGTGCATCGGCCGGCGCAGGCACCTGTCGTACGACTTCGATCTGCCGCTCGATGCCGCGCAGGTTCTCCTGCATGTCCATGATTACAACGCCGTCAACGGTGACCTTCAGCGGGTCGGCGAGGAGCTTCGCGCGCCGCTCGCCCAGCACCTCCAGGGCGACCGCCCTCACCGACCGCAGCCGGAGGAACCGGCGCTCCAGGTCGGCCGGGTCAGTGTCCGGCCCGAGCTGCGCCAGCAGCCACGACCGCTGGAACTCGTCCACCAGGTCCTCCTTCTCCACACGAGGTACGGCCCGGCACCGGGGAGCGTCCCTGGTTCCGGGCCGTACGGACGATCACGACGACGAGCGAGCCCGCCGCGGGGGCGACTTCTTCGCGCCGCCACGCCCGCCGGCCTCCGCCTGTTCCGACTCCTGCTCGCCGTTCCCTGCGGTGGGATCGGGCTCCCCCACCGCGATCGGCTCCGGCTCCGGCTCGCAGACCTCGGGTGGCTCGTCCCAGGCATCCGGGTTCGTCACCAGCGCGGCAACCTCCGGTTCCGGGCACTCGCCGGGCAGGAGGATCAGCTCCTCCCGCGTCGACGGGTCCTGCACGTACACGGCAGCAACAAGGCGCGGCATCACAGCACCTTCGCCACGATGTGCGCGTCCGGCGTATGCATCACCGGCATCCCCACAGCGGCACCCTTAGTCCAGATCTGCACCGGGTCATCCTGGACACCGCGGGTGATGATGATGCCCGGGGCATCCTCCCGGATAATCTCCGGGTTCGTGCCGCGCGAAAGAACCAGGGCCTCGGCCGTCACACCGAGCTGCGTCTGCGCCCACTTCTCGCGATCCGGCGGCACCAGAATCCACAGGTCCTCCGGCAGCACCTTGCGCGGCTTACCGTCCACCCGCACCTGCGCCTTGTAGAACGTGATCGGCGGCAGCGAGTAGTTGCCGCGCACCACGTTGATCTGCTGCGGGGTGAGCGTCGCCGTCGGTGTGGTCGACGGGTTCACGCTGCCGTAGGGCGTGTTTTGAAAGTGCTGGTCACAGCCACTCGTTGATGACGGCGATAGTGACTGTGGCTTCGTAGCGGACGGCGAGTTTGTCGTATCTGGTGGCCACCGCGCGGTGGCGCTTGAGTCGGTTGATCCCGCACTCCACCGCGTGGCGCTCGCGGTAGTCGGTTTTGTCGAACTTGGGCGGCCGCCCGCCGTGAGTTGATTCTCGTGTGGTCCGATATGTCGGTCAGCAGCCCCACGTAGTTGTGCGCGAACAGCGGGAACATTTCCGCGTCACTCACGTCCGGCTCACTCGGCTCGACAAACCCCTCCCCCTTGACCCACCCCGGGGGCCATTGCTGTCCGTGACCGTTGACCAGGTCGCGGAAACGTTTCGCCTGGTCCTCATCGTCGAAGGTCTCACGGCACCAGCCCCCCGTCCGGGAGCCACCGGCCCGCCATACGACGGTATAAGAAGGGTCTCCGGACAGCCGGGAGTTGGTCTTGATCGAAGCCATGGAAGAAATCGTACGGGGCTTCGGTGTGGCGTTTGTGTGGCGAACGCCTTGACCGCGGTACGCTTGGCGAAGCGTATCCGCAGGTCACGACGTTTCTTCTGTGTGGGGCGGGTGGGACTCGAACCCACGGCCGACGGATTATGAGTCCGCTGCTCTAACCGGCTGAGCTACCGCCCCATTACGGCGTGGCGCGTACACGTGTACGCGCCGTCTGCCGCAGCATAGCCGCTCATACGATCTCCTGCCTCGGATGGTCGGCTTCGCTGACCATGAGGACTGCGCCGTGGACGGGGCGGTTCCACCCCGGCGGAAAACAGCAAGAAAACAGCATGAAAAAGGGCCCCCTGAGGGGCCCTCTTCCGTCATGCTCCCCCGACTGGACTCGAACCAGTAACCCTCCGGTTAACAGCCGAATGCTCTGCCAATTGAGCTACAGGGGACCGCGCTCCCCCGACTGGACTCGAACCAGTAACCTGCCGGTTAACAGCCGGCTGCTCTGCCAATTGAGCTACAGGGGATTGCTGCTGTGCACCGAACGTACCCACCGAATCGTTCCCGGGGGGCGTGTGCTCGCTGCGACACATACATTAGCGCAAGCAGGGGGGTGCTCCGCCAATCGGTTCCGCCCCGGGTGATCACGTGCCGGCCGGGTAGGCGGGCAGCACCGGCACAAGGGAAGGCAGCCATGCGGTACAAGCTGACGTTCGTCGTGGGACTCGCTCTCGGTTATGTGATCGGCACACGTGCCGGTCGGGAGCGTTACGAGCAGTTGAAGAAGTCCGCCCGCCAGGTCGCGGAGAACCCGGCCGTACGCAACGCGGCCGAGGCCGCCGCGCAGAACGGGCGGGATGTCGCGGGCAAGGCGCTCCACACCGTGAGCGCGAAGATGGGCGACAGGATGCCCGACGCGATGGCCCACCGGGTCCGTTCACTGCGGGAGCGGAACGGGGCTGTCGAGGACGACTGGGGCACCAGCAACACCTGACGTTCCGGCGTGCGGCACAATCGGGCCGTATGGGGATAGTCGCCGGTCTTGACAGCTCAGCCGCCTTCACGCGCATCGTCGTGTGCGACACGGACACAGGTGCCGTGCTGCGCCAGGGGTATGCGCCCCATCCACAGACGGACGAGGCGGGTGAGAGCACCAACAGCGCCAATGCGGCCGGCAAGCACGAAGCCGATCCGCAGAGCTGGCTGCTCTCGCTCGGTGAGGCCGCGTCCGGCGGGCTGCTGGAAGGCGTGCAGGCCATCGGCGTGTCCGCCCAGCAGCACGGCCTGGTGCCGCTGGACCGGCAGGGCAATCTCGTACGGCCCGCGCTGATCGGCAACGACAAGCGGGCGCAGGTCGCCGCGGCGGATCTGATCGATTCGCTCGGCGGCCGGTCCGCGTGGGCCGAGGCGGTCGGCTCCGTACCGCAGGCCGCGCAGCCGGTGTCGAAGCTGCGCTGGCTGGCGCGGCAGGAGCCGGAGGCGGCCGCGAAGATCGCCGCGCTGCTCCAGCCGCACGACTGGCTCGTGTGGCAGCTGCTCGGGCGGCCCGCCCGGCGGATCACCGACCGGGGCGCCGCGTCGGGCACCGGCTACTGGTCGGCTGCGACCGGCGCCTACCGCCCCGATCTGGTGGAGCTGGCCCTCGGGCACCCGGCCGCGCTGCCGGAGGTGCTCGGCCCGTCCGACTCCGCGGGGACCACCCCCGAGGGGCTGCTGATCTCGGCCGGCACCGGCGAGACGATGGCCGCCGCCTTCGGACTGGGGGTCTCCGCCGGCGACGTGGTCGTGTCGCTCGGTGCGTCGGGTTCGGTGATGGCCGTGCACCACGAGGCGCTGTCCGACCCGTCCGGGATGATCACCTCGTTCGCCGACGCCACCGGGATGCATCTGCCGGTGGTACACACGCTCAACGCCGTACGGGCGCTGCGCGGCACCGCCGAGCTCCTCGGCGCCGAGGATCTTGAGGCCCTGTCGGCACTCGCGCTGACCTCCACCCCGGGCGCGTCCGGGGTGGTGCTCCTGCCGTATCTGGAGGGCGAGCGCACCCCGCAGCTGCCGCACACCGCGGGCACCCTGTCCGGGCTGCGCCGCGAATCGATGAAGCGCGAGCATGTGGCGCGGGCGGCCTTCGAAGGAATGCTCTGCTCGCTGGCGGACGCCATGGACGTACTGCGGGACCGCGGCGTCGAGGTGCGCCGGGTGTTCCTGCTGGGCGCCGCCGCCGAACTGCCCGCCGTCCAGGCCGCCGCCCCCGGCATCTTCGGGGCACAGGTCGTCGTCCCGCAGCCCGCCGACTACGCGGCGGTCGGTGCCGCCCGGCAGGCGGCCTGGGCACTCGGTGTTTCCGAGGGCACGCTGGATCCGCAGACCCCGCCCGCCTGGCAGGGCGCGGCGGCGCAGGTACTCGAACCGGGCGACGGGCTCGCGGTGGGGCAGGCCGTGCGTAAGCAGTACGCGGCGACGCGTGACCAGATCCATCCCGGAGCGTTCGGCACGCCGTCCTGACGGCTGTGTCCCGACCTCGCTCCTGACCCCCTTCCCCTTCTTGACCCCTGTTTGAGGAAAACGGTTCGTATCAGGTTGCGCGGTACCGGAAACTGGGACGGCCGGACACCGTCCCTGCCTTCACCTGCCCTGCCGGAAGCCCCGCCGGACCGCCGACCCGAGAGACGCACGTGCTCATATCGCTCCTGCGGACCCATTTGCGTCCGTACAAGAAACCCATGGCCCTGCTGGCGCTGCTTCAGCTGCTCCAGACCTGCGCCACCCTCTATCTGCCGACGCTCAACGCGGACATCATCGACAACGGTGTCGTGAAGGGTGACTCGGGTTACATCCTGAGCTACGGCGGTCTCATGATCGCCATCAGCGTGGTTCAGGTGATCTGCAACGGGGGTGCCGTCTACTTCGGCGCCCGGACCGCGTCCGCGCTCGGCCGGGACATCCGTGCCGGTGTCTTCGACCGGGTGCAGTCCTTCTCGGCCCGCGAGGTCGGGCACTTCGGCGCCCCGTCCCTCATCACCCGGACGACCAATGACGTCCAGCAGATCCAGATGCTGGTCCTGATGTCGTTCACCCTGATGGCCTCGGCGCCGATCATGTGCGTGGGCGCCATCGTGCTGGCGCTCGGCCAGGACGTCCCGCTCTCGCTGGTCCTGATCGCGGTCGTCCCGGTCATGCTCGTACTGGTCTCGCTGATCGTCCGGCGGATGCGGCCGCTCTTCCGGAAGATGCAGGTCCGGCTCGACACGGTGAACCGGGTGCTGCGTGAGCAGATCACCGGCAACCGGGTCATCCGCGCCTTCGTGAAGGACGCGTACGAGAAGGAGCGCTTCAAGGGCGCCAACGCCGAACTGACCGACGTCTCGCTGGGGACCGCGCGGCTGATGGCCCTGATGTTCCCGACGGTGATGACCGTGGTGAATGTGTCGTCGATCGCGGTGGTCTGGTTCGGCGCGCACCGGATCGACAGCGGCGCGATGCAGATCGGGGCGCTCACCGCGTTCCTCTCCTATCTGATGCAGATCGTGATGTCCGTGATGATGGCCACCTTCATGTTCATGATGGTGCCGCGCGCGGAGGTCTGCGCCGAGCGGATCCAGGAGGTCCTCTCCACCGACTCCAGCGTGGTGCCGCCGATGAATCCCGTCACCGAGCTGGCCAGGCACGGCCATCTGGAGATCCGCGGGGCCGGGTTCAAGTACCCGGGCGCCGAGGCGTCGGTGCTGCGGGAGGTCGCCCTGGAGGCGCTGCCCGGTGAGACGACCGCGGTGATCGGGTCGACCGGCAGCGGGAAGTCGACGCTGCTCGGTCTCGTACCCCGGCTGTTCGACGCCACGGGCGGCGCGGTGCTGGTGGACGGCACTGACGTACGGGAACTCGACCCGGTCCTGCTGGCGAAGACCGTGTCCCTGGTGCCGCAGAAGCCGTATCTGTTCTCCGGGACCGTCGCGACGAACCTGCGGTACGGGAACCCGGACGCGACCGACGATGAGCTGTGGCACGCGCTGGATGTGGCGCAGGCCAAGGGGTTCGTCGAGGCGCTCGAAGGCGGGCTGAACGCGCCGATCGCCCAGGGCGGCACCAATGTCTCCGGCGGGCAGCGCCAGCGGCTGGCGATCGCCAGGACGCTGGTCCAGCGGCCGGAGATCTATCTCTTCGACGACTCGTTCTCGGCGCTGGACTACGCGACCGACGCGGCGCTGCGGACCGCGCTGCGGCGCGAGACGGCGGAGTCGACCGTGGTGATCGTCGCCCAGCGCGTCTCGACCATCCGCGACGCGGACC
This genomic interval carries:
- a CDS encoding major capsid protein, which produces MNPSTTPTATLTPQQINVVRGNYSLPPITFYKAQVRVDGKPRKVLPEDLWILVPPDREKWAQTQLGVTAEALVLSRGTNPEIIREDAPGIIITRGVQDDPVQIWTKGAAVGMPVMHTPDAHIVAKVL
- a CDS encoding YtxH domain-containing protein, producing MRYKLTFVVGLALGYVIGTRAGRERYEQLKKSARQVAENPAVRNAAEAAAQNGRDVAGKALHTVSAKMGDRMPDAMAHRVRSLRERNGAVEDDWGTSNT
- a CDS encoding FGGY family carbohydrate kinase codes for the protein MGIVAGLDSSAAFTRIVVCDTDTGAVLRQGYAPHPQTDEAGESTNSANAAGKHEADPQSWLLSLGEAASGGLLEGVQAIGVSAQQHGLVPLDRQGNLVRPALIGNDKRAQVAAADLIDSLGGRSAWAEAVGSVPQAAQPVSKLRWLARQEPEAAAKIAALLQPHDWLVWQLLGRPARRITDRGAASGTGYWSAATGAYRPDLVELALGHPAALPEVLGPSDSAGTTPEGLLISAGTGETMAAAFGLGVSAGDVVVSLGASGSVMAVHHEALSDPSGMITSFADATGMHLPVVHTLNAVRALRGTAELLGAEDLEALSALALTSTPGASGVVLLPYLEGERTPQLPHTAGTLSGLRRESMKREHVARAAFEGMLCSLADAMDVLRDRGVEVRRVFLLGAAAELPAVQAAAPGIFGAQVVVPQPADYAAVGAARQAAWALGVSEGTLDPQTPPAWQGAAAQVLEPGDGLAVGQAVRKQYAATRDQIHPGAFGTPS
- a CDS encoding ABC transporter ATP-binding protein, with translation MLISLLRTHLRPYKKPMALLALLQLLQTCATLYLPTLNADIIDNGVVKGDSGYILSYGGLMIAISVVQVICNGGAVYFGARTASALGRDIRAGVFDRVQSFSAREVGHFGAPSLITRTTNDVQQIQMLVLMSFTLMASAPIMCVGAIVLALGQDVPLSLVLIAVVPVMLVLVSLIVRRMRPLFRKMQVRLDTVNRVLREQITGNRVIRAFVKDAYEKERFKGANAELTDVSLGTARLMALMFPTVMTVVNVSSIAVVWFGAHRIDSGAMQIGALTAFLSYLMQIVMSVMMATFMFMMVPRAEVCAERIQEVLSTDSSVVPPMNPVTELARHGHLEIRGAGFKYPGAEASVLREVALEALPGETTAVIGSTGSGKSTLLGLVPRLFDATGGAVLVDGTDVRELDPVLLAKTVSLVPQKPYLFSGTVATNLRYGNPDATDDELWHALDVAQAKGFVEALEGGLNAPIAQGGTNVSGGQRQRLAIARTLVQRPEIYLFDDSFSALDYATDAALRTALRRETAESTVVIVAQRVSTIRDADRIVVMDEGQVVGTGRHHELMDGNETYREIVLSQLTEAEAA